The Spirulina subsalsa PCC 9445 region CTTTTATGGTGGGACTTACTTCCCCGTAGAACCGCGTTATGGTCGTCCCGGATTTTTACAGGTTTTACAAGCCCTCCATCGCTTTTATCAGGAAGAAAAGGACAAACTCCAAGGCATTAAGACCGAAATTCTCTCGACTCTACAACGGTCTACTCTATTACCCAAATCTCCCGAGTCGGTCTTAAAGTACGAACTCCTACAACAGGCCATTGTTGTTAATACCAGTGTGATTAAGGGTAGTACCCCCGGCCATCCCAGTTTCCCGATGATTCCCTATAGTGATTTTGTCTTAAGGGGGAGTCGTTTTCCTGAAGAAATTACCGCCCACAATGCAGCCTACCAACGGGGGGAGGATTTGGCCTTGGGGGGGATTTATGACCATGTAGGGGGAGGATTCCATCGCTACACCGTTGATGCGACTTGGACAGTGCCGCACTTTGAGAAAATGCTCTATGACAATGGTCAAATTATGGAGTATTTAGCGAATTTATGGAGTGCGGGAGATACCAAACCAGCTTATAAACGGGCGATTGATGGCACAATTCAATGGTTAAAACGGGAAATGACCGCCCCCCGTGGCTATTTTTACGCCGCCCAAGATGCCGATAGTTTCGCCACCTCAGAGGATAAGGAACCGGAAGAGGGGGCGTTTTATGTCTGGAAATACGAGGAATTGCAAGCCTACCTGACCTCGGAAGAATTAGCCGCCCTTGAACAGGAATTTATGATTAGTGAGAAGGGCAATTTTGAGGGGTCTAACGTCCTCCAACGTCGTCGGGGGGGTGTTTTATCAGAAGTGACGGAACAAGCCCTTTCTAAGCTATTTATCCGGCGTTATGGGGCTCCGGCCGAGGCGATCGCAACCTTCCCCCCAGCCCGTGACAACCAAGAAGCCAAAACCAAACCCTGGCCGGGTCGAATTCCCGCCGTCACCGACACCAAAATGATTGTTGCTTGGAACAGTTTAATGATTTCCGGTTTAGCCCGGGCTTACAGTGTGTTTAAAGATCCCCTCCCTTGGCACATGGCCACCCAGGCCGCCCAATTTATTCTGAAGTATCAGTGGGTCGAGGGGCGTTTTTACCGCTTAAATTATGAAGGAAATGCCACCATTTTAGCTCAATCGGAAGACTATACCCTGTTTATCAAAGCCTTACTGGACTTATATCAGACCAGTGTGGGACAAGGAAGACCCGAGGAACAATGGCGAGAAAGTGCGATCGCCCTCCAGCAAGAACTCGACCAATACCTCTGGGATAGCAGTATGGGAGGATACTACAACACCCCCAGCGATGCCAGCAGCGACCTGATCATCCGAGAACGCAGCTACATGGACAACGCCACCCCCTCCGCCAACGGAGTCGCCGT contains the following coding sequences:
- a CDS encoding thioredoxin domain-containing protein — encoded protein: MPNRLSQAQSLYLRKHGDNPIDWWPWCEEALAMAAQTDRPIFLSVGYSSCHWCTVMEGEAFSNPAIAQYLNENFLPIKVDREERPDLDSIYMQALQMMIGQGGWPLHLFLTPDERIPFYGGTYFPVEPRYGRPGFLQVLQALHRFYQEEKDKLQGIKTEILSTLQRSTLLPKSPESVLKYELLQQAIVVNTSVIKGSTPGHPSFPMIPYSDFVLRGSRFPEEITAHNAAYQRGEDLALGGIYDHVGGGFHRYTVDATWTVPHFEKMLYDNGQIMEYLANLWSAGDTKPAYKRAIDGTIQWLKREMTAPRGYFYAAQDADSFATSEDKEPEEGAFYVWKYEELQAYLTSEELAALEQEFMISEKGNFEGSNVLQRRRGGVLSEVTEQALSKLFIRRYGAPAEAIATFPPARDNQEAKTKPWPGRIPAVTDTKMIVAWNSLMISGLARAYSVFKDPLPWHMATQAAQFILKYQWVEGRFYRLNYEGNATILAQSEDYTLFIKALLDLYQTSVGQGRPEEQWRESAIALQQELDQYLWDSSMGGYYNTPSDASSDLIIRERSYMDNATPSANGVAVSNLVRLALCTDEEQYLQRAEETLMAFSTIMEQSPQACPTLFTGLDWFLCATLVRTRRDTLKSLSPQYFPSSVYQLEETLPENTVGLVCKGLSCLTPATNQSEFLEQIHQILIP